From the Maioricimonas rarisocia genome, one window contains:
- a CDS encoding SRPBCC family protein: protein MHSEGTIVIDRPIDEVFHLTCDRVPEWSIIVVEEELLEKTPDGVGTRFRTVTEDHGKRMVFEGVVTRYEPPVLNAIQLTGRQFDIEAVYTFEDLGGQTRVTQHSVVEGKGFFKVFLALFGWAMHKANCQATQRELESLKTYCETQPATTP, encoded by the coding sequence ATGCACAGCGAAGGCACCATCGTGATCGACCGGCCGATTGATGAGGTGTTCCACCTGACGTGCGATCGCGTCCCCGAGTGGAGCATCATCGTTGTCGAGGAAGAATTGCTCGAGAAGACGCCCGACGGCGTCGGAACGCGGTTCCGGACCGTCACCGAAGATCATGGTAAACGAATGGTCTTCGAGGGGGTCGTCACCCGATACGAACCACCAGTGCTCAATGCGATCCAGTTGACCGGCAGGCAATTTGACATCGAAGCGGTCTACACGTTCGAGGATCTGGGCGGGCAGACCCGGGTCACGCAGCACTCGGTTGTCGAGGGAAAGGGGTTCTTCAAGGTATTTCTGGCGTTGTTCGGGTGGGCGATGCACAAAGCCAACTGCCAGGCGACACAGCGGGAGCTCGAGAGTCTCAAGACATACTGCGAGACGCAGCCGGCGACGACACCGTAG
- a CDS encoding circularly permuted type 2 ATP-grasp protein: MSDNLQFQGYETDGFFDELFDDHNQPRPEGQLLVETINSLGVGELRMRQEAIERALMRMGITFAVYGDEQGTEKIFPFDIIPRIVGATEWNRVEAGLKQRIRALNCFIDDVYHDQNIVNEGIVPRELLEDAKTYRVACHGLSPPRGIWCHITGTDLVRHADGQIYVLEDNLRCPSGVSYVLQNRMVMKRSFPQVFNSARVRPVIDYPGRLHTTLRHLAPSQVDNPTTVVLTPGIYNSAYYEHSFLAQQMGVQLVEGRDLVVKDGFVFMRTTTGFERVDVIYRRIDDDFLDPKVFRKDSMLGVPGIMDVFRRGNVAMANAPGTGVADDKVIYAFVPDMINYYLNEEAILPNVPTYVCQRQDDRKYVLENLDKLVVKAANEAGGYGMLVGPHSTKEEQRTFAHLIEENPRNYIAQPTLSLSRVPTIVDDHFEGRHVDLRPYILYGEEIFVLPGGLTRVALRKGSLVVNSSQGGGSKDTWVVAQPGMLTGELDA, encoded by the coding sequence ATGTCAGATAACCTGCAATTTCAGGGCTACGAAACCGACGGATTCTTCGACGAACTGTTCGACGACCACAACCAGCCGCGACCCGAAGGGCAACTGCTGGTTGAGACGATCAATTCCCTTGGCGTGGGCGAATTGCGCATGCGGCAGGAGGCGATCGAAAGGGCGTTGATGCGCATGGGCATCACGTTCGCCGTCTACGGCGACGAACAGGGAACGGAGAAGATCTTTCCGTTCGACATCATTCCACGCATCGTCGGTGCAACCGAGTGGAACCGCGTTGAAGCCGGTCTCAAGCAACGGATTCGCGCCCTCAACTGCTTCATCGACGACGTCTATCACGATCAGAACATCGTCAACGAAGGCATCGTTCCCCGCGAACTGCTCGAAGACGCCAAGACCTATCGCGTCGCCTGTCACGGGCTCTCGCCCCCGCGGGGCATCTGGTGTCACATCACCGGCACCGATCTCGTCCGCCACGCGGACGGCCAGATCTATGTCCTCGAAGATAATCTGCGGTGCCCTTCCGGCGTCTCGTACGTCCTGCAGAACCGGATGGTGATGAAGCGGAGCTTCCCCCAGGTCTTTAACTCGGCCCGGGTCCGTCCGGTCATCGATTATCCGGGGCGGCTGCACACGACACTGCGGCACCTGGCTCCCTCACAGGTCGACAACCCCACCACGGTCGTCCTGACGCCCGGCATCTACAACTCCGCTTATTACGAGCATTCCTTCCTCGCACAGCAGATGGGGGTGCAACTCGTCGAGGGCCGCGACCTGGTCGTCAAGGACGGCTTCGTCTTCATGAGGACGACGACCGGTTTCGAACGGGTCGACGTCATCTACCGTCGCATCGACGACGACTTTCTCGACCCCAAGGTCTTCCGCAAGGACTCGATGCTCGGCGTCCCGGGCATCATGGACGTCTTCCGTCGTGGCAACGTGGCGATGGCAAATGCGCCGGGCACCGGGGTCGCAGACGACAAGGTGATCTACGCTTTCGTCCCGGACATGATCAACTACTACCTCAACGAGGAAGCGATCCTGCCCAATGTCCCGACCTACGTCTGTCAGCGTCAGGACGATCGCAAGTACGTTCTCGAAAACCTCGACAAGCTGGTGGTGAAGGCGGCAAACGAGGCGGGGGGCTACGGCATGCTTGTCGGTCCCCATTCCACGAAGGAGGAGCAACGCACGTTCGCTCACCTCATCGAGGAGAACCCGCGGAACTACATCGCCCAGCCCACACTGTCCCTCTCCCGCGTCCCGACCATCGTCGACGATCATTTCGAGGGGCGCCATGTCGACCTGCGGCCCTATATCCTGTACGGCGAGGAGATCTTCGTGCTGCCCGGCGGGCTGACACGGGTGGCACTGCGGAAAGGCTCCCTCGTGGTCAATTCGTCCCAGGGAGGAGGCAGCAAGGATACCTGGGTCGTGGCGCAGCCGGGGATGCTCACTGGCGAACTGGACGCCTGA
- a CDS encoding TolB family protein: MIDRPLACLFFGLLATSLSLVPLVASEPARHLTSTGTEKRDLRFFDDDTLVYCEQVGPRQLALVKLTLSTGASERLHPDATTNEFEPAFSPDRDYEAFVQNLGNLNLRLAIRRRDTGETAEFREGGFSGARGPTFTPDGRRVLYAYPEEGRQPIWSCDLQCQNRNRLIDSSGINNWPSVTPDGTTLIFGSTRDGNFEIYSADLSGETVVRLTDHPRQDIRPRLSSDGRQIAFTSSRDGNYEIFVMNLDGSRLRRITQHAERDDYPAWHPDGRLAWVAERDGRFDIHLISITP; encoded by the coding sequence ATGATCGACCGCCCCCTGGCCTGTTTGTTCTTCGGACTGCTCGCGACGAGTCTGTCGCTGGTCCCGCTCGTCGCCTCAGAACCAGCCCGCCATCTGACCAGCACCGGGACGGAGAAACGGGACCTGCGATTCTTCGACGACGATACGCTCGTCTACTGCGAACAGGTCGGACCGCGTCAACTGGCCCTCGTGAAGCTCACCCTTTCCACAGGCGCTTCTGAACGGCTGCATCCCGACGCAACCACCAACGAGTTCGAGCCAGCCTTTTCACCCGATCGCGATTACGAAGCGTTCGTGCAGAATCTGGGGAACCTCAATCTGCGACTGGCGATCCGCCGCCGCGACACGGGTGAGACCGCCGAATTCCGCGAAGGGGGCTTCTCCGGTGCCCGCGGCCCGACGTTCACGCCGGACGGTCGACGCGTACTGTACGCCTACCCGGAGGAGGGCCGCCAGCCAATCTGGTCCTGCGATCTCCAATGCCAGAACCGAAACCGTCTGATCGACTCGAGCGGGATCAACAACTGGCCGTCTGTCACCCCAGACGGCACCACGCTCATATTCGGTTCCACCCGTGACGGCAACTTCGAGATCTACTCCGCCGATCTGTCCGGCGAAACAGTTGTCCGCCTGACCGATCACCCCCGGCAGGATATCCGGCCGCGTCTCTCGTCGGACGGCCGGCAGATTGCCTTCACCAGTAGCCGCGACGGAAACTACGAGATCTTTGTAATGAACCTGGACGGATCCAGGCTCCGGCGCATCACGCAGCATGCGGAGCGGGACGATTACCCGGCCTGGCATCCGGACGGTCGGCTGGCCTGGGTTGCCGAGCGCGACGGCCGCTTCGACATTCACCTGATCAGTATCACGCCCTGA
- a CDS encoding DUF1501 domain-containing protein — translation MSSRPRRHGPPCGRVHRRAFLSELGMGFGGLALGAMLRRDGLVQAAAPQSHSLPTGDPHFAPRAKNVIWIFLSGGYSQMETFDPKPALNRYAEKTYSDTEYPNPLEDPLFKERSRAVVGGDRTHSKIMPMQVGWKKRGEAGIGVSDWWPHLGECVDDMTFVRSMYTTDNDHNAEFQMHNGRHKLDEQQPVLGSWISYGLGSLNENLPEFVFIGQYTDTRVKQNFDANYLGPRYAGVELSLDPDNPLPFGTRPGDVLPREQANQFAFIDRLNRLNAIEHPDDEQLQARIKSYELAYRMQMSVPDVIDLAQETAETQQLYGIESGKPTDVYGRRLLTARRLAERGVRYTLVYLSGYGEWDSHQDLKKNHARSCERVDKPVAGLLKDLKRRGMLDETLVVFCTEFGRTPAVEMRSASSPATGRDHHPHGFTVWLAGAGLKPGYVHGRTDELGFHAVENAHYVTDLHATVMHLLGLEPHRLDIPGRKRLEIDYGTPITDILA, via the coding sequence ATGAGCAGCCGACCACGACGCCACGGTCCCCCCTGTGGGCGTGTGCATCGCCGCGCGTTTCTCAGCGAACTCGGCATGGGATTCGGCGGCCTGGCCCTGGGGGCGATGCTGCGGCGGGACGGGCTGGTTCAGGCAGCCGCGCCTCAGTCTCATTCCCTCCCGACAGGCGATCCGCACTTTGCGCCCCGGGCGAAGAACGTCATCTGGATCTTCCTGTCCGGCGGCTACAGCCAGATGGAGACGTTCGACCCGAAGCCGGCACTCAACCGGTACGCCGAGAAAACCTACAGCGACACCGAGTACCCCAACCCGCTCGAGGATCCGCTGTTCAAGGAGCGATCACGGGCCGTTGTCGGCGGAGACCGCACACACTCGAAGATCATGCCGATGCAGGTCGGCTGGAAGAAACGGGGCGAGGCGGGAATCGGCGTCAGCGACTGGTGGCCGCACCTGGGCGAATGCGTCGACGACATGACGTTCGTCCGCTCGATGTACACCACAGACAACGATCACAACGCCGAATTCCAGATGCACAACGGCCGGCACAAGCTGGATGAGCAGCAGCCGGTCCTCGGCTCGTGGATCAGCTACGGTCTGGGAAGCCTCAACGAGAACCTGCCCGAATTTGTCTTCATCGGTCAGTACACCGACACCCGGGTCAAACAGAACTTCGACGCCAACTACCTTGGCCCCAGATACGCCGGTGTCGAACTGTCGCTCGACCCGGACAACCCGCTCCCCTTCGGCACCCGTCCCGGCGATGTGCTCCCCCGCGAACAGGCGAACCAGTTCGCGTTCATCGACCGGCTCAATCGGCTCAATGCCATCGAGCATCCCGATGACGAGCAGTTGCAGGCTCGCATCAAGAGCTACGAACTCGCCTACCGGATGCAGATGTCTGTCCCTGACGTGATCGACCTGGCGCAGGAGACCGCCGAAACGCAGCAACTGTATGGCATCGAATCCGGCAAGCCGACCGACGTCTACGGACGCCGCCTGCTCACCGCCCGCAGACTGGCCGAACGGGGCGTGCGCTACACGCTGGTCTATCTGAGCGGCTATGGCGAATGGGACTCGCACCAGGACCTGAAGAAGAACCACGCCCGGAGCTGCGAACGGGTCGACAAACCGGTGGCAGGTCTGCTCAAGGACCTCAAACGTCGCGGCATGCTGGACGAGACGCTGGTCGTCTTCTGCACCGAGTTTGGCCGCACCCCCGCCGTCGAGATGCGCAGTGCCAGTTCACCTGCCACGGGACGGGATCATCACCCGCACGGCTTCACCGTCTGGCTGGCCGGTGCCGGGCTCAAGCCGGGATACGTCCACGGCCGGACCGACGAACTCGGCTTCCATGCCGTCGAAAACGCCCACTACGTCACCGATCTGCATGCCACCGTCATGCATCTGCTGGGGCTGGAGCCGCACCGGCTGGACATTCCGGGTCGTAAGCGACTCGAGATCGACTACGGCACGCCGATCACCGACATCCTCGCGTGA
- a CDS encoding sulfatase family protein yields the protein MTARPFLLFTLALLALLLAGPATHAAERPNIVLLMGDDHGWDEAGYNGHPHLHTPVLDEMAATGLKLDRFYAAHPSCSPTRGSVMTGRHPNRYGTFSPNWSIRPEEITIAHLLSKAGYRCGHFGKWHLGPVKADSPTSPGAMGFDEWLSHDNFFELNPQFSRNGGPPQEFKGESSEILIEETIRFIEQSTDSDKPFITVVWFGSPHEPYSGLEKDLALYDDLPEDYADTQVRLTSNETGRPTRRPLRDVLRERYAEITAMDRSIGRLRDWLAEQGLRENTLLWYCGDNGTPGDGIVTSPFRGQKGNMYEGGLRVPGLIEWPAKITEPMTSDVHSVTSDMLPTLCDIVDVDLPDRPLDGISLVPLLEGEMTNRPDPIYFWSYNTRGEAKGREPYITSALQKGTTPLVKMMGNIHTRNFSNFHHPEIAEEDYDGTRVMLGSRYKLIVHGNGETELFDITADPAEKTSLADEKPEVVDQMRQQLRSWQKSVLTSLTGADY from the coding sequence ATGACAGCCCGACCGTTCCTCCTCTTCACGCTGGCTCTCCTGGCACTCCTGCTGGCCGGCCCCGCCACCCACGCGGCCGAACGGCCCAACATCGTCCTGCTCATGGGAGATGACCACGGCTGGGACGAAGCCGGCTACAACGGGCATCCGCACCTGCACACCCCCGTCCTCGACGAGATGGCGGCCACCGGCCTGAAGCTCGACCGCTTCTATGCCGCCCATCCCTCCTGCTCGCCAACGCGGGGGAGCGTGATGACCGGCCGGCATCCCAACCGCTACGGCACCTTCTCTCCCAACTGGTCGATCCGGCCCGAAGAAATCACTATCGCGCACCTGCTCTCGAAGGCGGGCTATCGGTGCGGGCACTTCGGCAAATGGCACCTCGGACCGGTCAAGGCGGACTCTCCCACCAGCCCGGGAGCGATGGGCTTCGACGAATGGCTTTCGCACGACAACTTCTTTGAGCTGAATCCGCAGTTCTCCCGCAACGGCGGCCCGCCGCAGGAATTCAAAGGCGAAAGCTCCGAGATCCTCATCGAAGAAACCATCCGCTTTATCGAGCAGTCGACCGACAGCGACAAACCGTTCATTACAGTCGTCTGGTTCGGCTCGCCGCACGAACCGTACAGCGGTCTCGAGAAAGACCTCGCCCTCTACGATGACCTGCCGGAAGATTACGCGGACACACAGGTCCGTCTGACGTCGAACGAAACCGGCCGGCCGACGCGGCGGCCGCTGCGGGATGTCCTTCGCGAGCGATACGCCGAGATCACCGCGATGGACCGCTCGATCGGGCGGCTGCGGGACTGGCTGGCTGAGCAGGGACTGCGGGAAAACACGCTGCTGTGGTACTGCGGCGACAACGGGACGCCGGGGGATGGTATCGTCACCTCGCCGTTCCGTGGCCAGAAGGGGAACATGTACGAAGGAGGCCTGCGGGTGCCGGGGCTGATCGAATGGCCGGCGAAGATCACCGAGCCGATGACCTCCGACGTGCACTCCGTCACCAGCGATATGCTGCCGACGCTCTGCGACATCGTGGACGTGGACTTGCCGGATCGTCCGCTGGACGGCATCAGCCTGGTGCCGCTGCTCGAAGGCGAGATGACGAACCGTCCTGATCCGATCTACTTCTGGAGCTACAACACGCGCGGTGAAGCGAAGGGACGCGAACCGTACATCACTTCCGCTCTGCAGAAGGGGACGACGCCGCTGGTCAAGATGATGGGGAACATTCACACCCGAAACTTCAGCAATTTTCATCACCCGGAGATCGCCGAGGAGGACTACGACGGCACGCGGGTGATGCTGGGCAGCCGGTACAAACTGATTGTCCACGGCAACGGCGAAACGGAACTGTTCGACATCACTGCCGACCCTGCTGAGAAAACAAGCCTGGCGGACGAGAAGCCGGAGGTGGTTGACCAGATGCGGCAGCAGTTGCGCAGCTGGCAAAAATCGGTTCTGACGAGTCTGACCGGCGCGGACTACTGA
- a CDS encoding DUF1501 domain-containing protein gives MLNAGRFRAQTCGGQTRRAFLTLGTSAAAGLGLAGTLQRASAAQPHRAKSVILLWLWGAPSHLDTFDPKPDAPAEYRGPFSPIATRTPGLQISELLPRLANCSDRYALIRSMVTFDGGHPGAGTWGLTGFAENPEPVHPNFGSIVAKQTLQQRGPTELPPFFYVGRGIPRDLPRRIKGYGGGRLGQRYDPFLVNCQADGSVELPALDLLDDLSPARIDSREELLGILDDSRRRLDAAGFETWDRTWQTAYGLLTRPEARAAFDLTHESDTVRDAYGYTSFGQSCLLARRLVEAEVPYVQVNWSEYVEAMSPGCDFGWDTHIYNFELLQDRHCPILDRALSSLLLDLENRGLLDSTLVVAMGEFGRTPKLNKRAARDHWPRCYFSLWAGAGVAGGRVIGESDKLAQDPVTSPITPLMAGTTICELAGLDVATRSGMDVLEEGRIIYELF, from the coding sequence ATGCTGAATGCAGGTCGCTTCCGGGCTCAGACATGCGGAGGCCAGACTCGACGGGCGTTTCTTACGCTGGGCACGTCGGCAGCCGCGGGACTTGGACTGGCCGGAACACTGCAGCGCGCTTCCGCCGCACAACCGCATCGGGCAAAGTCCGTCATACTGCTCTGGCTGTGGGGTGCTCCGAGCCATCTCGACACGTTCGATCCCAAGCCTGATGCCCCCGCGGAGTACCGTGGTCCGTTTTCGCCGATCGCGACACGGACGCCGGGACTGCAGATCAGCGAACTGCTCCCCCGACTGGCCAATTGCAGCGACCGCTACGCACTGATCCGCAGCATGGTCACCTTCGATGGCGGGCATCCCGGCGCTGGCACATGGGGGCTGACCGGCTTCGCCGAAAATCCCGAACCGGTTCATCCCAACTTCGGCTCGATCGTCGCAAAGCAGACGCTTCAGCAACGGGGTCCGACCGAACTGCCTCCCTTCTTCTACGTCGGTCGTGGGATCCCGCGCGATCTGCCACGACGGATCAAAGGGTATGGCGGCGGACGGCTGGGACAGCGGTACGATCCGTTTCTGGTCAACTGCCAGGCGGACGGGTCGGTCGAACTGCCCGCGCTGGACCTGCTCGACGACCTGTCGCCGGCGCGGATCGATTCCCGCGAGGAACTGCTCGGCATTCTCGACGACTCCCGCCGACGGCTCGACGCCGCCGGCTTCGAAACCTGGGACCGCACGTGGCAGACCGCCTACGGACTGCTCACCCGTCCCGAAGCCCGGGCGGCCTTCGATCTGACCCACGAGTCGGACACCGTTCGCGATGCGTACGGCTATACGTCGTTCGGCCAGAGCTGCCTGCTGGCCAGACGGCTCGTCGAAGCGGAGGTTCCCTACGTTCAGGTCAACTGGAGCGAATACGTCGAGGCGATGTCGCCCGGCTGCGACTTCGGGTGGGACACGCACATCTACAACTTCGAGTTGCTGCAGGACCGCCACTGTCCGATCCTCGACCGCGCCCTGTCATCGCTGCTCCTGGATCTGGAGAACCGCGGCCTGCTCGATTCGACGCTCGTCGTCGCGATGGGAGAATTCGGCCGCACTCCCAAACTCAACAAACGGGCGGCCCGCGATCACTGGCCCCGCTGCTACTTCTCGCTGTGGGCCGGAGCCGGCGTGGCAGGGGGACGCGTCATCGGCGAGAGCGACAAACTGGCACAGGATCCGGTCACGTCCCCGATCACCCCCCTGATGGCCGGCACGACCATCTGCGAACTGGCCGGCCTCGACGTAGCGACCCGCTCGGGCATGGACGTCCTCGAAGAGGGCCGCATCATCTACGAACTGTTCTGA
- a CDS encoding DUF1553 domain-containing protein, with product MPRPAPATPCPAFRIGITTVASLLGLLTLPLSAADGPVNYETDIKPILRARCYACHGALKQEGSLRLDTARTSIAGGDSGPAIVAGDPAGSLLIERIAADDEFDRMPPEGKPLTAEQIDLIRRWIAQGAQAPADERPEEDPRRHWAFVPPVRPDVLETGDKGSSNPIDAFLDVHLREQNLTPLPRADRRVLLRRLYLDLTGLPPTREEQQQFLSDESPEAWEHLVDRLLASPRYGERWGRHWMDVWRYSDWYGRRSVPDVLNSYGQIWRWRDWIVRSLNDDAGYDQMVRAMLAADELYPGDDEAVVATGFIVRNFYRWNYNTWMKDSVEHTGKAFLGLTLNCCQCHDHKYDPIAQEEYFAFRAFFEPLEIRTDRVPGEPDPGPYPKYDYAKSYKPITSGLVRIVDEKLDAETFMYLGGEARNIVPDKPPIPAAAPAIVGGDKLDIAPIELPAEAWYPGMKSFIREEERTARQTKLNAARSELEAVRSETRNVFSPLEEELAAARADWEGILSKGENGLQALRLDASQGRRILANSLDALPVLPPESELRLKLTLIDDGKVNFQLSNDLAGGRTNLYVVFVDGEIRTYPPQSTRETVIGQYRFENGQTDFDIAVRLEPATDRGLLTVTSTSDGALLVDAVPIGMNGWDPAADPNRGLYLDAHPGSIARFDDIVVRDLTDNSELVRIDFEATTYAAGEDVTGRDGWAVTSFCVAPATSVVELARPLTEEEQQARDRLRAAELALDVPQTRLAAAEQAVVAGEADLAALEARIAADDARYRDASPDAPERIARAVRVELDANLQLAHAAEATARRDLAAAQALPESDENRSKQIDAAGKALTAAATQLSAARSKLADPPNDYTPLSPQYPRQSTGRRAALARWMTRRDNPLTARVAVNHIWLRHFGRGLVETPANFGRNGAAPTHPELLDWLAVELMENGWSMKHLHRLIVTSEAYRRRSTLGGPTHPNQDADRDNRFYWRFNPGRMEAEVVRDGMLYLAGSLDETIGGREIDHKEGMTVPRRSLYFAHHGESKMEFLALFDGANACDCYRRTTSVMPQQALAMSNSQLALEQGRLLAGRLREQMDGANDASAFVTAAFEQILTRPPTDEELVASHEFLAQQQALFAEATGNTITDPAQRARENLVQALFSHNEFVTVR from the coding sequence GTGCCGCGTCCTGCCCCGGCCACACCCTGCCCTGCATTCCGCATCGGCATCACCACCGTTGCGTCCCTGCTCGGCCTGCTCACTCTGCCGCTGTCGGCCGCCGATGGTCCGGTCAACTATGAGACCGACATCAAGCCGATCCTCCGGGCGCGCTGCTATGCGTGCCACGGGGCGCTCAAGCAGGAAGGGAGCCTGCGGCTCGATACGGCCAGGACCAGCATCGCCGGTGGTGACAGCGGGCCGGCCATCGTCGCGGGTGATCCGGCCGGCAGCCTGCTGATCGAGCGGATTGCCGCCGACGACGAATTCGACCGCATGCCGCCCGAGGGCAAACCACTCACGGCCGAGCAGATCGACCTCATCCGTCGCTGGATCGCCCAAGGGGCACAGGCCCCGGCCGACGAACGTCCCGAAGAAGATCCCCGCCGGCACTGGGCGTTTGTGCCGCCGGTCCGCCCGGACGTTTTAGAGACGGGTGACAAAGGCTCGAGCAATCCGATCGATGCCTTTCTGGATGTCCATCTGCGAGAGCAGAACCTCACGCCCCTTCCCCGGGCCGACCGTCGCGTCCTGCTCAGGCGGCTCTACCTCGACCTGACCGGCCTGCCGCCGACGCGTGAAGAACAGCAGCAGTTCCTCTCCGACGAGTCTCCCGAAGCGTGGGAGCATCTGGTGGACCGGCTGCTGGCCAGTCCCCGATATGGCGAGCGGTGGGGCCGACACTGGATGGATGTCTGGCGGTACAGCGACTGGTACGGCCGCCGCAGCGTCCCCGACGTGCTCAACAGCTACGGTCAAATCTGGCGATGGCGGGACTGGATCGTTCGTTCGCTCAACGACGACGCGGGCTACGACCAGATGGTCCGGGCCATGCTGGCCGCTGACGAGTTGTATCCAGGCGACGACGAGGCAGTCGTGGCGACCGGCTTCATCGTCCGCAACTTCTACCGCTGGAATTACAACACCTGGATGAAGGACAGCGTCGAGCACACCGGCAAGGCGTTTCTTGGCCTGACGCTCAACTGCTGCCAGTGTCACGACCACAAGTACGACCCGATCGCGCAGGAAGAGTACTTCGCCTTCCGCGCGTTCTTCGAGCCGCTCGAGATCCGGACCGATCGGGTTCCCGGCGAACCGGACCCCGGCCCCTATCCCAAGTACGACTACGCCAAGTCCTACAAGCCGATCACCAGCGGACTGGTTCGCATCGTCGACGAAAAGCTCGATGCCGAGACGTTCATGTACCTCGGCGGCGAAGCCCGCAACATCGTGCCGGACAAGCCACCAATCCCGGCAGCCGCACCGGCCATCGTGGGCGGCGACAAGCTGGACATCGCGCCGATCGAGCTGCCCGCTGAAGCCTGGTACCCCGGGATGAAGTCGTTCATCCGCGAGGAAGAACGGACGGCACGCCAGACGAAGCTGAACGCTGCCCGCAGCGAACTGGAAGCCGTCCGGAGTGAAACACGGAACGTTTTCTCACCGCTCGAGGAGGAACTGGCCGCGGCCCGGGCTGACTGGGAAGGCATTCTCTCGAAAGGTGAAAACGGTCTGCAGGCGCTCAGGCTGGATGCGTCGCAGGGCCGGCGGATCCTCGCCAACTCGCTCGATGCATTGCCGGTGCTTCCCCCCGAGAGCGAGCTGCGGCTGAAGCTCACGCTGATCGACGACGGGAAGGTCAACTTTCAGCTCTCGAACGACCTGGCCGGTGGACGGACAAACCTGTACGTCGTGTTCGTCGACGGCGAGATCCGCACGTATCCGCCACAGTCGACCCGCGAGACGGTCATCGGGCAGTACCGATTCGAGAACGGGCAAACTGATTTCGACATCGCGGTCCGGCTCGAACCGGCCACCGACCGGGGACTGTTGACGGTCACCTCAACTTCCGATGGGGCCCTGCTCGTCGATGCCGTGCCGATTGGCATGAACGGCTGGGATCCGGCTGCCGATCCGAACCGGGGGCTGTATCTGGACGCTCACCCCGGCAGCATCGCCCGCTTCGACGATATTGTTGTCCGCGACCTGACCGACAACAGCGAACTTGTCCGGATAGACTTCGAAGCGACCACGTATGCCGCCGGCGAGGATGTCACGGGACGGGACGGCTGGGCCGTCACGTCGTTCTGCGTCGCACCGGCCACATCCGTGGTCGAACTGGCCCGGCCGCTGACGGAAGAAGAACAGCAGGCCCGCGACCGGCTGCGTGCGGCTGAGCTGGCCTTGGACGTTCCGCAGACCCGCCTCGCCGCTGCCGAACAGGCGGTTGTCGCCGGCGAAGCCGATCTGGCAGCACTCGAAGCACGCATCGCAGCAGACGACGCCCGCTACCGGGATGCGTCTCCCGATGCTCCGGAACGGATTGCCAGGGCCGTCCGGGTGGAACTGGACGCGAACCTGCAGCTGGCACATGCCGCCGAGGCAACCGCCCGCAGAGACCTGGCCGCCGCGCAGGCTCTTCCTGAAAGCGATGAGAACCGGTCAAAGCAGATCGACGCTGCCGGCAAGGCCCTGACCGCGGCGGCAACGCAGCTCTCGGCTGCGCGGTCGAAACTGGCCGATCCACCGAACGACTACACGCCACTCAGTCCGCAGTATCCCCGGCAGAGCACCGGTCGACGCGCCGCCCTGGCCCGCTGGATGACCCGCCGCGACAACCCGCTCACCGCCCGTGTTGCCGTCAATCACATCTGGCTGCGGCACTTCGGTCGGGGACTGGTCGAGACACCCGCCAACTTCGGTCGCAACGGTGCCGCACCGACGCATCCCGAACTGCTCGACTGGCTCGCGGTCGAACTGATGGAGAACGGCTGGAGCATGAAGCACCTCCACCGGCTGATCGTCACCAGCGAGGCGTATCGGCGACGCTCGACCTTGGGCGGACCAACACATCCCAATCAGGACGCGGACCGCGACAACCGCTTCTACTGGCGTTTCAATCCCGGACGGATGGAAGCCGAAGTGGTTCGCGACGGCATGCTGTATCTGGCCGGCAGCCTCGACGAAACGATCGGCGGTCGCGAGATCGACCACAAGGAGGGAATGACCGTTCCCCGACGCAGCCTGTACTTCGCGCATCACGGCGAATCGAAGATGGAGTTCCTCGCACTGTTCGACGGAGCGAACGCCTGCGACTGTTACCGCCGCACCACCAGCGTCATGCCCCAGCAGGCCCTGGCGATGAGCAACAGTCAGCTGGCCCTCGAGCAGGGGCGCCTGCTGGCCGGCCGACTGCGGGAACAGATGGACGGAGCGAACGACGCCAGCGCATTCGTCACGGCGGCGTTCGAACAGATCCTCACCCGACCGCCGACCGATGAGGAACTGGTCGCCAGCCACGAATTCCTCGCGCAGCAGCAGGCGTTGTTCGCCGAGGCCACCGGCAACACGATTACCGACCCGGCACAGCGGGCCCGGGAGAATCTGGTGCAGGCCCTGTTCAGCCACAACGAGTTCGTCACGGTCCGTTGA